In one window of Rhizobium oryzihabitans DNA:
- the sfsA gene encoding DNA/RNA nuclease SfsA, with the protein MLFTPPLIPATLIARYKRFLFDAVLEDGTEITGSCPNTGSMRGLTAPGSRIWLSEHDSPTRKYRHMLEMVEADDTVVGINTGMPNRLAEEAIINGRIPQLMGYSTIRREQKYGRNSRIDFLLSQIGRPDAYVEVKNVHFMREKGLAEFPDTATKRGAKHLEELGDAAEAGYRAVMLYLIQRNDCDRMRICDDLDPVYAMAFNRAMARGVEAYAVKCEVSPAQISVSGTVAMDEWRPAAL; encoded by the coding sequence ATGCTCTTCACGCCCCCGCTCATTCCCGCCACGCTGATCGCCCGCTATAAACGTTTCCTCTTCGATGCCGTTCTGGAAGACGGTACGGAGATTACCGGTTCGTGCCCCAATACCGGCTCGATGCGCGGGCTCACCGCACCGGGTTCACGCATCTGGCTGTCCGAACATGACAGTCCCACCCGCAAGTACCGGCACATGCTGGAAATGGTCGAGGCCGACGACACCGTGGTCGGCATCAATACCGGCATGCCGAACCGGCTGGCGGAAGAAGCCATCATCAACGGACGCATCCCGCAGCTGATGGGATATTCGACGATCCGGCGCGAACAGAAATACGGTCGCAACTCCCGTATCGATTTCCTGCTTTCGCAAATCGGCCGGCCGGACGCCTATGTGGAAGTCAAGAACGTGCATTTCATGAGGGAAAAAGGTCTGGCCGAATTCCCTGATACCGCCACCAAACGCGGGGCCAAGCACCTTGAGGAACTGGGAGATGCTGCGGAAGCCGGTTACCGCGCGGTGATGCTCTACCTCATCCAGCGAAATGATTGCGACCGCATGCGCATCTGCGACGATCTGGACCCGGTCTATGCCATGGCATTCAACCGGGCCATGGCGCGTGGTGTCGAGGCCTATGCGGTGAAATGCGAGGTCTCTCCGGCACAAATTTCGGTCAGCGGAACGGTTGCGATGGACGAATGGCGTCCCGCTGCTTTATGA
- the radC gene encoding RadC family protein encodes MAKRPAPPSADPSQTSGFQAGEGDLFDGADERGFFAEPRSAPKKPAAAVGEQEADAAHFHGHRDRLRARYRDGGDTALADYELLELLLFRLIPRRDTKPIAKALIARFGTLGGVLGASLPLLQEVKGVGEAVALDLKLVASVSQRMLKGEIRNKQVLGSWSSVIDYCHAAMAHETREQFRILFLDKRNVLIADEVQGLGTVDHTPVYPREVVRRALELSSTALILIHNHPSGDPTPSRADIEMTKTIIDTAKPLGIAVHDHIIIGKDGHASFKGLRLI; translated from the coding sequence ATGGCAAAACGCCCCGCCCCGCCTTCCGCCGATCCTTCCCAAACGTCCGGCTTTCAGGCAGGCGAAGGCGATCTTTTCGACGGAGCGGATGAGCGCGGCTTTTTCGCCGAACCAAGAAGCGCCCCGAAAAAACCGGCCGCGGCCGTTGGGGAACAGGAAGCGGATGCCGCCCATTTTCACGGCCACCGGGACCGGTTGCGGGCGCGCTATCGCGATGGCGGCGACACGGCGCTTGCCGACTATGAATTGCTGGAACTTTTGCTGTTCCGGCTCATCCCCAGACGCGATACCAAACCCATCGCCAAGGCGCTGATAGCCCGCTTTGGAACCCTGGGCGGCGTGCTCGGCGCGTCGCTGCCGCTGTTGCAGGAGGTGAAGGGCGTGGGCGAGGCCGTGGCACTCGATCTGAAGCTCGTCGCCTCGGTTTCGCAGCGCATGCTGAAAGGTGAGATCCGCAACAAGCAGGTTCTCGGCTCCTGGTCTTCTGTCATCGATTATTGCCACGCGGCCATGGCCCATGAGACACGCGAACAGTTCCGCATCCTGTTCCTCGACAAGCGCAATGTGCTGATCGCCGATGAGGTACAGGGCCTGGGAACCGTCGACCACACCCCGGTCTACCCCCGGGAAGTCGTTCGCCGCGCGCTTGAACTTTCATCTACCGCCTTGATTTTAATCCACAATCACCCAAGTGGAGACCCCACCCCCTCGCGTGCGGATATCGAGATGACCAAAACCATTATCGATACGGCAAAGCCGCTCGGCATCGCCGTGCACGACCACATCATCATCGGCAAGGACGGCCATGCAAGCTTCAAAGGGCTTCGGCTGATCTGA
- a CDS encoding TadG family pilus assembly protein codes for MLTISSLLSRFAKDRRGNIAISAGLTAPLFIGILALGVDYGYLTLQKRQLQQTADLAAISAAANAADPEKAVQQYFALNGMDLGVKTPNGLLTATGLEPFDPLNEFAKSNGYAEIVKGHYEPDATLPVDQRFVDNALPTNAVKVNIVEKGQIFFASAFTTPPKVSAVGTASSQKIAAFSVGSRLASLDEGILNSLLGGLLGTTVSLKVMDYQALLAADVNALHVVEALAVDLKLTAGTYKDVLKTEITYGQFLNALTKTTGLQPAVATILTALQKTANKSNIKLKLEEILNLGPFSDKLIGSGENLKVTAGVFDLINAAAVAGNGGNQLALNLNANLLGLASVKATLAIGEPPVETPSLAVGGPGTVVRTAQTRLAVNVVVDGLQAIAGLKVNVPLYVEVAHAEARLADIRCTGGGQGTVDVEVVPGVAEVALGNVDTSAFANFGKDPRVTKTAIVDSALLAINGSALINATNMKKTKLTFTQSDITQAKIKSVSTKDTVTTLVSSLLKNLDLDIRLLFLNLDLGGLAGIQAALANTLSVVTAPVDQLLYNVLLVLGVKIGEADVRVTDVRCQQPALVQ; via the coding sequence ATGCTGACCATCTCTTCTTTGCTCTCCCGTTTCGCCAAGGACCGCAGGGGCAACATCGCCATTTCGGCCGGGCTCACCGCGCCGCTTTTCATCGGTATATTGGCGCTCGGTGTCGATTATGGCTACCTGACCCTGCAGAAACGGCAATTGCAACAGACCGCCGATCTTGCAGCCATTTCGGCGGCGGCCAATGCGGCCGATCCCGAAAAGGCGGTCCAGCAATATTTCGCCCTCAACGGCATGGACCTCGGGGTCAAAACGCCAAACGGCCTGTTGACCGCGACCGGTCTTGAACCTTTCGACCCCTTGAACGAATTTGCCAAAAGCAACGGTTATGCCGAGATCGTAAAAGGTCACTACGAACCCGACGCTACTCTTCCAGTCGACCAGCGGTTCGTTGACAATGCCCTGCCCACCAACGCGGTAAAAGTGAACATCGTCGAAAAAGGCCAGATATTCTTCGCCTCCGCCTTCACAACCCCTCCCAAGGTCTCAGCGGTCGGAACCGCCTCATCCCAAAAGATCGCTGCATTTTCGGTTGGGTCGCGGCTGGCAAGCCTCGATGAGGGAATCCTGAACAGTCTGCTTGGTGGTCTGCTCGGCACCACGGTTTCGCTCAAGGTTATGGATTACCAGGCGCTGCTTGCTGCCGATGTCAACGCATTGCATGTCGTCGAGGCGCTAGCCGTCGATCTCAAGCTCACTGCCGGCACCTACAAGGATGTTCTGAAAACGGAAATCACCTATGGCCAGTTCCTGAATGCACTGACGAAGACCACCGGCCTGCAGCCGGCTGTCGCCACCATTCTGACTGCGCTGCAAAAAACCGCCAACAAGAGCAATATCAAGCTCAAGCTCGAGGAAATCCTCAATCTCGGGCCGTTCTCCGACAAGCTGATCGGTAGCGGCGAAAACCTCAAGGTCACCGCCGGTGTCTTCGATCTCATCAATGCCGCCGCCGTGGCCGGCAATGGCGGCAACCAGCTCGCGCTCAATCTCAACGCCAACCTGCTGGGTCTCGCCTCGGTCAAGGCGACACTTGCCATCGGTGAACCGCCCGTCGAAACGCCGTCTCTCGCGGTCGGCGGTCCGGGCACCGTGGTCCGTACCGCGCAGACCCGGCTGGCGGTCAATGTCGTGGTCGATGGGCTTCAGGCGATTGCCGGCCTGAAGGTCAATGTTCCGCTCTATGTGGAAGTCGCCCATGCCGAAGCAAGGCTTGCCGATATTCGCTGCACGGGCGGCGGACAGGGAACCGTCGATGTCGAGGTCGTACCCGGCGTCGCGGAAGTCGCGCTCGGTAATGTCGATACCTCGGCCTTCGCCAATTTCGGCAAGGACCCGCGCGTTACCAAAACCGCGATCGTGGATTCCGCACTGCTCGCCATCAATGGCAGCGCCCTCATCAACGCCACCAACATGAAGAAAACCAAGCTGACTTTCACGCAGTCGGATATCACCCAGGCAAAGATCAAGAGCGTCTCCACCAAGGACACCGTTACCACTCTTGTCAGTTCCCTGTTAAAGAACCTCGATCTCGATATCAGGCTCCTCTTCCTCAACCTCGATCTGGGAGGGCTGGCGGGAATTCAGGCCGCGCTTGCCAATACGCTTTCGGTGGTCACGGCTCCGGTCGATCAGCTGCTCTACAACGTGCTTCTGGTTCTCGGCGTCAAGATCGGCGAGGCCGATGTACGGGTCACGGATGTTCGGTGCCAGCAGCCGGCGCTGGTGCAATAG
- a CDS encoding PHA/PHB synthase family protein has protein sequence MAGVDGGPKKKGGKTPGFDARAAEAYLIRDPEAFAVNIARALENLGKAASEWLAPRERGEIPQTSADPVTDLVKTLSDVAEYWMAEPKRSLEAQTHLLSSYYDLWAKSVAQFSEDTDSASAKSAETGSAERRNRRFADADWQANPFFDFLLKAYQTTAGFADRMVTEAEGLDEHTRTKALFYMRQVTEALSPANFVFTNPQVFRETVASSGANLVKGMAQLAEDVAAGHGHLKLRQTDYSKFVIGQNIAVTPGKVVARSPLCEIIHYAPTTKKAFKRPLLIVPPWINKFYILDLNPQKSFVGWCLDQGHSVFMVSWINPDAQLAEKGWDDYIHEGIDFALDTIEERTGEKEINAIGYCVGGTLLSSALALHAQEGNERIRSATLLAAQTDFVHAGDLKVFIDEGQLAALDRHMQAVGYLDGSVMATVFNMLRASDLIWPYVVDNYLRGTEPLPFDLLYWNSDSTRVTAACHSFYLRNCYLDNNLARGLMRVADKRINLGDITIPVYDLATRDDHIAPAKSVFTGAALFGGPVEFVLGASGHIAGVVNPPQLEKYQYWTGSSPAGDFDAWQSAATAHKGSWWMHWQNWIESQNGEKVKARKPEDGKQPVIGDAPGTYVLS, from the coding sequence ATGGCAGGTGTTGACGGCGGGCCTAAGAAAAAGGGCGGCAAAACGCCCGGTTTCGATGCCAGGGCCGCCGAAGCCTACCTGATCCGCGATCCCGAAGCCTTCGCGGTCAACATCGCCCGCGCGCTGGAGAATCTCGGCAAGGCCGCGTCCGAATGGCTTGCTCCCCGAGAGCGTGGCGAAATTCCCCAGACGAGCGCCGATCCGGTGACCGATCTCGTCAAGACGCTGTCCGATGTCGCCGAATACTGGATGGCGGAGCCCAAGCGCTCCCTTGAAGCGCAAACCCATCTTCTGTCGAGCTACTACGATCTCTGGGCGAAGTCGGTGGCGCAATTTTCCGAGGATACCGATTCTGCCTCGGCAAAAAGTGCTGAAACCGGCTCTGCGGAGCGCAGGAACAGACGCTTTGCCGATGCGGACTGGCAGGCCAATCCGTTTTTCGATTTTCTCCTGAAAGCTTATCAGACCACCGCCGGTTTCGCCGACCGGATGGTGACGGAAGCCGAGGGGCTGGACGAACACACCCGCACCAAGGCGCTGTTTTACATGCGCCAGGTGACGGAGGCGCTCTCGCCGGCCAATTTCGTCTTCACCAATCCGCAGGTCTTCCGCGAGACGGTCGCCTCCAGCGGCGCCAACCTCGTCAAGGGCATGGCGCAGCTGGCAGAAGATGTCGCGGCCGGCCATGGTCACCTGAAACTGCGCCAGACGGATTACAGCAAATTTGTCATCGGCCAGAATATCGCCGTTACCCCCGGCAAGGTTGTTGCCAGAAGCCCGCTCTGCGAAATCATCCATTACGCGCCGACGACGAAAAAGGCCTTCAAACGGCCGCTGCTCATCGTGCCGCCATGGATCAACAAATTCTACATCCTCGATCTCAACCCGCAGAAATCCTTCGTCGGCTGGTGCCTGGACCAAGGCCACAGCGTCTTCATGGTCTCGTGGATCAACCCCGATGCGCAACTGGCCGAAAAAGGCTGGGACGACTATATCCACGAAGGCATCGATTTCGCCCTCGACACCATCGAGGAAAGAACCGGCGAAAAGGAAATCAACGCCATCGGCTATTGCGTGGGCGGCACGCTTTTGTCCTCGGCACTGGCGCTGCATGCGCAGGAAGGCAATGAGCGTATTCGGAGTGCGACGCTTCTCGCCGCCCAGACGGATTTCGTGCATGCGGGCGACCTCAAGGTTTTCATCGACGAAGGCCAGCTTGCGGCGCTCGACAGGCACATGCAGGCAGTCGGCTATCTCGACGGATCGGTCATGGCGACCGTGTTCAACATGCTGCGTGCGTCTGATCTCATCTGGCCCTATGTGGTCGATAATTACCTGCGCGGCACGGAACCCCTGCCCTTCGATCTCCTCTACTGGAATTCCGATTCGACGCGCGTGACCGCCGCCTGCCATTCCTTCTATCTGCGCAATTGTTATCTCGACAACAATCTCGCCCGCGGGCTGATGCGCGTGGCGGACAAGCGGATCAATCTCGGCGACATCACAATCCCGGTCTATGATCTTGCCACCCGCGACGATCATATCGCGCCGGCAAAATCGGTCTTCACGGGTGCAGCCCTGTTCGGTGGTCCGGTGGAATTCGTGCTCGGCGCTTCCGGCCATATAGCGGGCGTCGTCAATCCGCCGCAGCTTGAAAAATATCAATATTGGACAGGCTCATCACCGGCCGGAGACTTCGATGCCTGGCAGTCCGCCGCCACCGCCCATAAGGGCTCCTGGTGGATGCACTGGCAGAACTGGATCGAAAGCCAGAATGGTGAAAAAGTGAAGGCGCGGAAGCCGGAAGACGGCAAGCAGCCGGTGATCGGCGATGCGCCGGGAACCTATGTCCTTTCTTAG
- the fnrN gene encoding transcriptional regulator FnrN — protein MDTLQKTIHNSEDPVVCRSCEARHGGLCSTLTPQQLCDLNRHSSRKKLEAGNELLGQGELVTSYGNILNGVVKLSKMMSDGRQQIVGLQFAPDFLGRPFMAESKMTAEAATDVEICLFPRRIVDRMISEVPDMERKLHSQSLKELDEARDWMLTLGRKSAQEKVASFLYMIATHIDPENDDKSSFDLPLSRADIADFLGLTIETVSRQMTKLRKEDIIRIENNRHITVPDLDVLSDAAGND, from the coding sequence ATGGATACGCTGCAGAAGACCATCCACAATTCGGAAGATCCCGTCGTGTGCCGCTCCTGCGAGGCACGTCACGGCGGTCTTTGCAGCACGCTGACGCCACAGCAACTCTGCGACCTCAACCGCCACTCCAGCCGCAAAAAGCTGGAAGCGGGCAATGAGCTGCTGGGCCAGGGCGAACTCGTCACCTCCTACGGCAATATCCTTAATGGCGTGGTCAAGCTCTCGAAAATGATGTCGGATGGCCGCCAGCAGATCGTCGGCCTGCAATTCGCACCGGATTTTCTCGGCCGCCCGTTCATGGCGGAAAGCAAGATGACGGCGGAAGCCGCAACCGATGTGGAAATCTGTCTCTTCCCGCGCCGCATCGTCGATCGGATGATTTCAGAAGTTCCGGACATGGAGCGCAAGCTTCACAGCCAGTCTCTGAAGGAACTGGATGAAGCGCGTGACTGGATGCTGACGCTTGGGCGTAAATCCGCGCAGGAAAAGGTTGCCAGCTTCCTTTATATGATCGCCACCCATATCGACCCGGAAAACGACGATAAATCGTCCTTCGACCTGCCGCTTTCCCGCGCCGATATCGCCGATTTCCTTGGCCTCACCATCGAAACGGTGAGCCGGCAAATGACCAAGCTGCGCAAGGAAGACATCATCCGCATCGAGAACAACCGCCATATAACGGTGCCCGATCTCGATGTACTAAGCGACGCCGCCGGCAACGACTGA
- a CDS encoding TadE/TadG family type IV pilus assembly protein has protein sequence MRNAMRFLRDRSGSNAVEFAIVAPIFFLVLLTMIAYGIYLMAAYSVQQIAADAARTAVAGLNTTERQQLARDFITKSSLNYAFMDKKRFTVNVSTDPANANQFTVKVEYDARDLPIWSLYSYTLPEPVIRRFSTIRIGGA, from the coding sequence ATGCGTAATGCAATGCGTTTCCTTCGCGATCGGTCCGGCTCGAACGCTGTCGAGTTCGCCATCGTCGCGCCGATCTTCTTTCTCGTCCTGCTGACCATGATCGCCTACGGCATCTACCTGATGGCGGCCTATTCGGTGCAGCAGATCGCCGCTGATGCGGCACGAACGGCCGTTGCCGGGCTGAATACGACCGAACGTCAGCAGCTTGCCCGGGATTTCATCACCAAGAGCAGCCTCAACTACGCTTTCATGGACAAGAAGCGTTTCACGGTGAATGTCTCCACCGATCCCGCCAATGCCAACCAGTTCACGGTCAAAGTCGAGTATGACGCCCGCGATCTGCCGATCTGGAGCCTCTACAGCTACACCCTGCCCGAGCCGGTCATCCGGCGTTTTTCCACCATCCGGATCGGAGGAGCATGA
- the map gene encoding type I methionyl aminopeptidase, with protein sequence MVTYIDAASAPLKNTGVIRLYTAEDFTGMRKACQLTARCLDELAAIVKPGVTTDAIDRFVFEFGADHGALPATLNYRGYTKSVCTSINHVVCHGIPDEKPLREGDIVNIDVTYVLDGWHGDSSRMYPVGQIKRAAERLMEVTYECLMRGIAAVKPGARTGAIGAAIQAYAEAERCSVVRDFCGHGVGRLFHDTPNILHYGRPDEGPEIREGMIFTIEPMINLGKPHVKVLSDGWTAVTRDRSLSAQYEHAVGVTATGCEIFTLSPGGFDRPGLPPLPPA encoded by the coding sequence ATGGTCACCTATATCGACGCGGCATCCGCTCCCTTGAAGAATACCGGCGTCATCCGCCTCTACACGGCGGAGGATTTCACGGGAATGCGCAAGGCGTGCCAGTTGACGGCGCGTTGCCTCGACGAGCTGGCCGCAATCGTCAAGCCGGGTGTTACGACGGATGCTATCGACCGTTTCGTGTTCGAATTCGGTGCCGACCATGGCGCGTTGCCGGCAACACTGAACTATCGCGGTTATACGAAGTCCGTCTGCACCTCGATCAACCACGTGGTCTGCCATGGCATTCCGGACGAGAAGCCACTGCGCGAAGGCGACATCGTCAATATCGACGTGACCTATGTACTGGATGGCTGGCACGGCGATTCGAGCCGCATGTATCCGGTCGGCCAGATCAAGCGCGCCGCCGAGCGCCTCATGGAAGTGACCTACGAGTGCCTGATGCGCGGCATCGCAGCGGTAAAGCCCGGTGCGCGCACCGGTGCGATCGGCGCGGCCATACAGGCCTATGCCGAGGCCGAGCGATGCTCGGTGGTGCGTGACTTCTGCGGCCACGGTGTCGGACGCCTCTTCCATGACACGCCCAATATCCTGCATTACGGCCGCCCGGACGAAGGCCCGGAAATCCGCGAGGGCATGATCTTCACCATCGAGCCGATGATCAATCTCGGCAAGCCGCATGTGAAGGTGCTCTCCGACGGCTGGACGGCGGTGACACGCGACCGCTCGCTCTCCGCACAATACGAACATGCCGTCGGCGTCACGGCCACCGGCTGCGAAATCTTCACGCTCTCGCCCGGCGGCTTCGACCGGCCGGGCCTGCCGCCGCTTCCCCCCGCATAA
- a CDS encoding class II 3-deoxy-7-phosphoheptulonate synthase, producing MAQNWTPGSWRQKPIQQVPEYPDAAALAATEATLATYPPLVFAGEARRLKKQLANVAEGNAFLLQGGDCAESFLEHGADNIRDFFRAFLQMAVVLTYGAQLPVVKVGRIAGQFAKPRSSNVEVQDGVTLPSYRGDIINGIEFNEASRIPNPERQLDAYRQSAATLNLLRAFAMGGYANLENVHQWMLGFIKDSPQADRYRKLADRISETMDFMKAIGISAENNPSLRETDFFTSHEALLLGYEEALTRVDSTSGDWYATSGHMIWIGDRTRQLDHAHVEYFRGIKNPIGLKCGPSLTPDNLIELIDALNPANEAGRLTLICRFGHDKVADSLPKLIRAVEKEGRKVVWSCDPMHGNTITLNHYKTRPFERILSEVESFFQIHRAEGTHPGGIHIEMTGKDVTECTGGARAVTADSLSDRYHTHCDPRLNADQALELAFLLSERMKSGRDEKRLAIATA from the coding sequence ATGGCACAGAATTGGACCCCCGGCAGCTGGCGGCAGAAGCCAATCCAGCAGGTTCCCGAATATCCTGACGCGGCGGCGCTTGCGGCGACGGAAGCCACACTTGCGACCTATCCGCCGCTGGTTTTTGCCGGTGAAGCCCGTCGCCTGAAAAAGCAGCTTGCCAATGTGGCCGAAGGCAACGCCTTCCTGCTGCAGGGTGGCGATTGCGCTGAAAGCTTCCTCGAGCATGGCGCGGACAATATCCGCGACTTCTTCCGCGCTTTCCTGCAGATGGCCGTTGTTCTGACCTATGGCGCGCAGCTGCCTGTCGTAAAGGTTGGCCGCATTGCCGGTCAGTTCGCCAAGCCGCGCTCTTCCAACGTGGAAGTGCAGGATGGCGTGACGCTGCCGTCTTACCGCGGCGACATCATCAACGGTATCGAATTCAACGAGGCTTCGCGCATTCCGAACCCGGAGCGCCAGCTCGACGCGTACCGCCAGTCGGCGGCGACGCTGAACCTGCTGCGCGCTTTCGCGATGGGCGGTTATGCCAACCTTGAAAACGTTCACCAGTGGATGCTCGGCTTCATCAAGGACAGCCCGCAGGCGGACCGTTACCGCAAGCTGGCCGACCGCATTTCCGAAACCATGGATTTCATGAAGGCGATCGGCATCAGCGCGGAAAACAATCCGAGCCTGCGCGAGACCGATTTCTTCACCAGCCATGAGGCCCTGCTGCTGGGTTACGAAGAGGCGCTTACCCGCGTCGATTCCACCTCGGGCGACTGGTATGCCACCTCCGGCCACATGATCTGGATCGGTGACCGTACGCGTCAGCTCGACCATGCGCATGTGGAATATTTCCGCGGCATCAAGAACCCGATCGGCCTGAAGTGCGGTCCGTCGCTGACGCCGGACAATCTGATCGAACTGATCGACGCTCTGAACCCGGCGAACGAGGCGGGTCGTCTGACGCTGATTTGCCGTTTCGGTCATGACAAGGTGGCGGACAGCCTGCCGAAGCTCATCCGTGCGGTGGAGAAGGAAGGCCGCAAGGTCGTCTGGTCCTGCGATCCGATGCATGGCAACACGATCACGCTCAACCACTACAAGACGCGTCCGTTCGAGCGCATTCTGTCGGAAGTCGAAAGCTTCTTCCAGATCCACCGCGCCGAAGGCACGCATCCGGGTGGCATCCATATCGAGATGACTGGCAAGGACGTGACGGAATGCACGGGCGGCGCGCGCGCCGTGACGGCGGATTCGCTGTCCGACCGTTACCACACCCATTGCGATCCGCGTCTCAACGCCGATCAGGCGCTGGAACTGGCCTTCCTTCTGTCGGAGCGCATGAAGAGCGGCCGGGACGAGAAGCGCCTGGCGATTGCCACTGCGTGA